DNA sequence from the Pelagibaculum spongiae genome:
ATTAATTTAAAAAATTAACGGTTACTCTTCTTCTATAGATAACAACTCAACTTCAAAAATTAGAGTGGAGTTGGATGGTATTTTTCCGATAGAACGTTCGCTGTAACACAGCTCAGAAGGAATGCATAATTGAGCTTTTGCGCCGACAGACATCAATTGTAGGGCTTCCATCAAACCTGGAATAACTTCATTCAATCCAAAAAAAGCCGGCTTGCCACGATCCACCGAACTGTCGAGCACGGTACCGTCAACTAGCGTGCCATGGTAGTGAGCTTTCACTCGACTGGTTGGGCTGGGATAATTTTTACCATCACCTTCTTCAATAATTTGGTACTGCAATCCACTACGGGTTGTTACCACCCCTTCTTTGCTTTTGTTCTGCTCTAAAAACGCTTGCTGCTCTTCTTGCAGCGCTAATGCTTTTTGTTTTTTTCGAGCCATTAGGCGTTGCCACATAAAAAACAAGAACATAGAAAAACCAATGGTTGAGCAAAGTACAATATATTCTTCGATCATCTGGGTATCCGTCTTAGCTGCAAAGGATGGTCAGCCAACTGCTATTGCTAACCAACAGTAAACGCTTAATAGATAAAGCAAACTACTCGGCAACTTATCACGATTTAACGCTGAGGCTTTAGGTCAGTTCCACCAGCACTGGAAAATCTCAGATATAAGGCAGCTGAGGTAAAATAACTAGCTGTAAAATGGTCGGCCAGTAGATTCTTTTCTGAGCGCATTGCAACCTAGCCCATTCCGTTAAAAGTGGCCTGACCTAGAGAAATTCCTGATTTCATCTGAATTCTGCAGCCTAATATGACCTGGGCATAGATTGATGCAGCCAAACCACTATCAATTAGTTAGCGAATACTTTATCAAACGAATCTGTGGATAACT
Encoded proteins:
- a CDS encoding FKBP-type peptidyl-prolyl cis-trans isomerase; its protein translation is MIEEYIVLCSTIGFSMFLFFMWQRLMARKKQKALALQEEQQAFLEQNKSKEGVVTTRSGLQYQIIEEGDGKNYPSPTSRVKAHYHGTLVDGTVLDSSVDRGKPAFFGLNEVIPGLMEALQLMSVGAKAQLCIPSELCYSERSIGKIPSNSTLIFEVELLSIEEE